The Ipomoea triloba cultivar NCNSP0323 chromosome 4, ASM357664v1 DNA segment aatttatttttaatccaaaacCCGGAATGAAGGAGCACCTCATAAAACCATCGTGCAATCGTAGGAACAATCCTAACCCCAAGGAATACTCCATTTGTCCTCAGATAACACCAACATCATACACTGAAGGGTTGATCTCAAAGACCTTCAAGTCATGTTGGGTATATCCCTACCCCAAAGAAtactcccttttttttttgtctttttttttttttctcataccaaattaaagaatatgATCCATCTCAACCGaaagtataaattaattattgaaatgcacatttatatttatatatattatatatttaacttCAACTCCAGTAGAAGCCCTCTATTAACATTCTTAGTTTGATTCTGTCAACTATAGGCATACAATTTACTTCATTATCGTTCTTTGCCAGTTAGGATCACAACAGGTAATTTACCTAATACACATTCTTAGTAGTAGCTGTAAATTTTTCTCGTAACTCAAAAAGTCTCAATATATGTATccaaataaatactttttttaaaaaaaaactttctttCCTCTAAAAAtgacagaaaaaaaaattatctaagAAAGGTAAGTTAATTAGTGAGTGATGGAAAGCAAGTAACGTCTCCTATCTTGGGGTTTTAAAAAACCCTCCAAAAGCCCTATCACATGGCATCAGAACGAAATCATCTTTCCCTTTCCCTTTCCCTATCCACATTTCCATCATTCTTGAAACCCGGGCCGGTCCGCCATGGCCGACTCAGAGGAAGAAGCTCTATGCCGAAACTACCCTTACGCCCTCTACTTCGTCCAGAGCCCCTCCACCGTCTCCCATGCAAACAGCGCCGACCTCGGCCGCCCCACCACTCTCCCCGCCGCCAACAACCCCAACGCCGACTACTCTCCGCCGCGCTCCGAGCCGGCCGCCCGCCCGCCTCTCTCCCGCTACTCTTCCCGCGGCTCCAACAACACCTTTTCCCGCCACGAGAAGAAGGTCTCGTTCGACGACGATTTCCACAGCCACGGCACCGGCGTCGCCGAGAACGCCCGCGAGAAtcccgccggcgccggcgccggagtTGAGCGGCGCTGCGGagaggatgaggatgatgagGAGGATTTTGATGAGTATTATTATGGGAGACGAGGGGGTTGGAAGAGATTCTTGTCTATGGGGTATTCGGATTCCGGGGCGTGGATGTTCATGCAGATTGCTTGGAGGCTTGTGTTGAGTATGGCGCTTGCTTTGGTCGTCTTCTACATTGCTACCAAGCCGCCGCCGCCCAAAGTCTCCGTCAAGGTACGTTCTCCGGCCACCACTCATTGTTTTTTTTACAccaattttgataaatttactTCTAAATATAACAAATATGTTGGCCCAATATTTCCTTATATGAGTTATATCCCATACTTTATTTGCTATAGCTCTAAAATTAGAGTGATTAAtttttatgacttttttttaataagggcatttttgtcttttgttatttttctggTTTCACTTGATTTAATTAGTTTAGAACTGTCAAAGACCTTTTAGTCAAGCGGTATGAAATTACTCTCCTAAAtgagaggtcatgggtttgaatcttatagtggaattaactctatatattgCTATCATATTTTCGAAGGATATACTCAACAATTCTATAACCACTAATTGCTGAAGTAGAACTTTTATCCGCCTCGGCCCAAAACTTTCTAATTAGACAAATTAGAGTAGTTATAGTTTTAATTGCACCGTTATCCTTGGGCTCATTCAAATGACCCTTCCGAGAGTGATGAGAGTAGTGGATTAGACTGTTCCAATTTGTTCTCCCAAACACACTTTTAAGAGAGCTCTCCAAATAGAAGACAACAATGTCTACACTCCGGATTTTCCGAacacaattttaataatttaaaaacagGAGATAGTTGGAAATTCTTAAAAAGTTATTATACTTTATATTcttaaaagtttaaattcagaaataatagttaaaatatAGGGAGATTGACTTTGTAAATGTGCAAACGAAAGGGAAATGGTATgaatgatttgatttgatttgcatGTGCATATTCCCCAGCTTTTGCAAAATTGCTcactgaaaaagaaaaaagtaagaaGAATCTCATAGATTTACTaggtacggagtattatttattggGCCCCTATGGCCCAATATACAATGTTTTGTCCATGCTAATTATAAGTTTAGGCTCCATTCTCCAATATTGTTTGGGTGCAAAACCTCACTCCATCTCTATCTAGCCCAATCATTATTCGTGGCCATAGTCTATATTGCAAGTAGACTATTGACATAcgtattcatttttagtgtattgtatatttttttattatactttttaaaaattaacttatagTCAGATATGAGTAAAGATTCACCAAATTTGGTCTCATCCAATCTGTATCCACTAAAAGTGGATGAGATGCGAATCTATTTAGTGAAAATCTCTATTAGTGGATCGGAAGCGGGTGTGACTCTTCAAAATTTACTATATCTCATTCGCTCTACTAATAcgctattataatttttaatatacaaaaaatgaacatttattagtTGTTTACATTGCAATGTGAAATATGGTATAATTCCACAATGAAGCCTCATTATGTTCCTTTGGACTGATGCACATCATGtctcttttacttttttttttttcttaaaattttattcaaatcaATATGTCGTTTCATAATCTTTGTAGTGCTGAAGATGATGAGGAATGTTTTGTGGAATTATGGGTGCTCATTGCTTGGGACATTATATTGTTATACCTTTTAACCTTATTGCCATTATGTTGTTCACATCCATTAATccctataatattatgaaaagaaCCTTCTCGAATATCATGCCGGTAATATATAttccttttttgtttatttaaattagcAAATGTGTTAGTTCACAttctttcttcaaaaaaaaaaaaatgtgttagtCCATATTCTTGCTAAGGCAGCAGGTTCTCAGTCTGATTTCTCTGTTTGAAATAGTTACTGTTCCCACTTGTATCCAACACATTTTTTCGATTACTTAATGAATGAGTtggttttatttaaatttttattttaaatctctAAAATAGTATTGTGACGTGacattttttgtcctctattaacaaacaaatttaaatgaCTAACACAAACATAGTGCAGATTGTTGGAATTCGACAGTGGGGATTAGAAGAGGGAGTGGATGCCACGGGTGTGACTACTAAAATGCTAAGCTGCAATTGCTCAATTGATCTCATCATAGACAACAAGTCTAAGCTCTTTGGTCTCCACACTCATCCCCCTCTCACCACAATGTACTTTGGCAGACTCCCTTTTGCCACCTCTCAACTCGTAAGTTGGCCCCACATTCCATCGATCTTAACTAAAATGCTAAACcgttaataaaattacataactTTATTTATCTCTTTATAGTCCTTTGTCAACTGAGATCATAAAACAGAGTTTACTTATTGTACATATTCAGATAGCGACTACAGACTTTCTTGATAACTCGAAACATTAACACAATATAGTATTATACTATGTATACCTAGGGCGAGGAGCTGTACGCGGGGAGTTCAGGTTCAACGTTGTTCAAGTTAACGGTGGGTACGAGGAATAAACCGATGTACGGCGCCGGGGGGGCGATGCAGGACATGCTGGATTCCGGCAAGGGGTTGCCGGTGGTGGTGCGGGTGCGGTTCGTGTCGTGGTTTCGGGTGGTGTGGGGTTTGATCAGACCAAAATTCCACCACCAAGCAGACTGCCTTGTCGTACTCTCCAAATCTTACAACAAGAAACGCCGGACTCAAGTCTTTAACAGCACCTGCGTCATTCTTTGATgaatgttataattttttttttgaaatgacgAGAGAAATCCGTTACCATTACCTGAAGATGCGTTCTAGTAAACTCTTCTTGTGATCTTAGCGGAcagtgtttattttttattagtatatgTATCTTTGTGTATGGCACAAGTGAGCTTGCAATTGAAgaaagaatttattttattgtactCTATGGCGTGATTATGTCCAACATATGTCGTTAGATCCAATAACTCAGGGCAACTTTAATTCATGTATCACTGTATTAAAAgcagaaatttaaaaaaaaaaatggtttgaAGGGTTTTGGTGTTGCTGTAACTCGAAttcaaatttgttaaaattttattataaccCAAAGAAATTCGTTAGTTATATTATAATGCAAAGATTTTTATGAGATTGTCTACCGGTTCAAAAAATAGACTTGCGagacaaatttaattttgtgat contains these protein-coding regions:
- the LOC116017316 gene encoding uncharacterized protein LOC116017316; the protein is MADSEEEALCRNYPYALYFVQSPSTVSHANSADLGRPTTLPAANNPNADYSPPRSEPAARPPLSRYSSRGSNNTFSRHEKKVSFDDDFHSHGTGVAENARENPAGAGAGVERRCGEDEDDEEDFDEYYYGRRGGWKRFLSMGYSDSGAWMFMQIAWRLVLSMALALVVFYIATKPPPPKVSVKIVGIRQWGLEEGVDATGVTTKMLSCNCSIDLIIDNKSKLFGLHTHPPLTTMYFGRLPFATSQLGEELYAGSSGSTLFKLTVGTRNKPMYGAGGAMQDMLDSGKGLPVVVRVRFVSWFRVVWGLIRPKFHHQADCLVVLSKSYNKKRRTQVFNSTCVIL